A portion of the Candidatus Pristimantibacillus lignocellulolyticus genome contains these proteins:
- a CDS encoding xanthine phosphoribosyltransferase, whose translation MEQLKQRILEESAIVTNDILRLDSIINQQVDPSLIMDMGKELASRFANEGITKVLTIESSGIPAAFATALQLGVPLVFARRKQTVINDPNSYLERVPSFTKGMVSDLVISKQFLSETDKILFIDDIIANGDGARGIVKIIEQSGAELIGMGIVVEKSFQAGADYFREQGVRVESLVKIASLNSGEVIFKD comes from the coding sequence ATGGAACAATTAAAACAAAGAATTTTAGAGGAATCTGCGATTGTAACAAATGATATTTTGAGATTAGATTCCATCATCAATCAACAAGTCGATCCTTCGCTAATAATGGATATGGGTAAGGAACTTGCTTCACGTTTTGCTAATGAGGGCATTACGAAAGTGTTGACTATTGAATCTTCAGGTATTCCGGCTGCATTTGCTACAGCATTACAATTGGGAGTACCATTAGTATTTGCTAGACGTAAACAAACCGTTATTAATGATCCAAACTCATATCTTGAAAGAGTACCTTCATTCACTAAAGGAATGGTTTCCGATCTTGTTATTTCCAAACAGTTTTTAAGTGAAACTGATAAAATTTTGTTCATAGATGATATTATCGCGAATGGTGACGGAGCTCGTGGTATCGTGAAAATTATTGAACAATCAGGTGCTGAGCTTATAGGGATGGGAATTGTTGTAGAAAAATCTTTCCAAGCAGGAGCAGATTATTTCCGCGAGCAAGGTGTTCGTGTGGAATCACTTGTGAAAATTGCATCTCTAAATTCAGGAGAAGTTATATTCAAAGATTAA
- a CDS encoding adenosylcobalamin-dependent ribonucleoside-diphosphate reductase → MNRLEGLSEKIFLDRYARKNAEASKVEVGDTVLVLLKDDLAFPVKEAGEILSRQGDQVEVKMRNGDVVQSTISKLTHTIEKTPKEMWSRLAGAMSSVEAEDKQAIWQERFQYILDDWKLVPGGRIAAGAGASEELTLFNCYVIPSPKDSRGGIMSTLTEMTEIMARGGGVGINLSSLRPKRAVVVGVNGSSSGAVSWGGLFSYTTGLIEQGGSRRGALMLMINDWHPDIEEFITVKQSMGKITNANLSVCVSDGFMEAVKHDSDWDLVFPDTTEDGYDDLWAGDLTAWKALGKKVIIHKTVKAREVWSAIIESAWKSAEPGVVFMERYNNMSNSWYFNPIIATNPCGEQGLPAWGVCNLSAINLSKFYDEENDDVAWDELAKVTNWSVRFLDNVIDKTPYHFPENELNQKKERRIGLGSMGLAELMIKLKVRYGSPESLVFLDKLYGFIAKAAYLASAEIAAEKGSFTAFDRELYLQSGFMKNIIAEFPEVQAAIEATGMRNVTVITQAPTGSTGTMVGTSTGIEPYFAFEYYRQSRLGFDVQYVPIAQQWIDSHPNEDLPDYFVTAMTLTAEDHIRVQAAIQRWVDSSISKTANCPNDFTVEETEKLYEMAYELGCKGVTIYRDGSRDVQVLSTAPSKDEAKKEKVVTAEPETDAITSLAKQAVSLNSLSDGPIGASGKVVATNNEDRQYKRRPQVLKGATYRMNTPLGMAYITINDLDDVPSEIFLIVGKAGSDVFAMAEALGRVCSLFLRYGDHGNKVALLIKHLKGIGGTGAIGFGNNRVESIADAVAKALEMHLQAKDVEPEYEQMELAGEFLTEDLVPHAASSAVHQHGGAHDGIDLCPSCGSASLINIEGCKQCSTCGYSKCG, encoded by the coding sequence ATGAACCGGTTGGAAGGATTAAGTGAGAAAATATTTTTGGATAGATACGCACGTAAAAATGCAGAGGCTTCAAAAGTAGAAGTTGGTGACACTGTACTAGTGCTACTGAAGGATGATCTTGCATTTCCTGTAAAGGAAGCGGGCGAAATATTGTCACGTCAAGGTGATCAAGTTGAAGTGAAAATGCGCAATGGTGACGTTGTTCAATCCACGATTAGTAAACTTACTCATACGATAGAGAAAACTCCCAAAGAAATGTGGTCAAGACTGGCTGGCGCCATGTCATCTGTTGAAGCAGAGGACAAGCAAGCAATATGGCAAGAGAGATTTCAATATATATTAGATGATTGGAAATTAGTTCCTGGTGGACGTATTGCTGCTGGAGCAGGGGCAAGTGAAGAATTAACATTGTTCAACTGTTACGTCATTCCATCACCGAAGGATAGTCGTGGCGGTATTATGTCTACATTAACAGAAATGACAGAGATAATGGCTCGTGGTGGTGGTGTAGGTATTAATCTATCTTCATTACGTCCGAAAAGAGCAGTCGTTGTTGGTGTCAATGGGTCATCAAGTGGTGCTGTATCTTGGGGTGGATTGTTCAGTTATACAACTGGATTAATCGAACAAGGTGGTAGTCGCCGCGGTGCATTAATGCTAATGATCAATGATTGGCATCCTGATATAGAAGAATTTATTACAGTGAAACAGTCGATGGGTAAGATCACGAATGCGAATTTGTCGGTATGTGTGAGTGATGGATTTATGGAAGCAGTTAAACATGATAGTGATTGGGATCTTGTATTCCCTGATACGACAGAAGATGGATACGATGATCTATGGGCTGGCGATCTAACTGCATGGAAGGCACTAGGTAAGAAAGTAATCATTCATAAGACGGTTAAAGCACGTGAAGTATGGTCAGCTATTATTGAATCTGCTTGGAAATCAGCTGAACCCGGTGTTGTATTTATGGAACGCTACAATAATATGTCTAACAGTTGGTACTTTAATCCGATTATTGCTACTAATCCGTGTGGTGAACAAGGATTACCTGCATGGGGAGTATGTAACTTATCTGCTATAAATCTGTCCAAGTTCTATGATGAAGAGAATGATGATGTTGCTTGGGATGAACTTGCGAAAGTGACGAATTGGTCTGTACGATTCCTTGATAATGTAATCGACAAAACGCCATATCATTTCCCTGAGAATGAGCTTAATCAGAAGAAAGAACGTCGCATCGGTCTTGGATCAATGGGTCTCGCTGAATTGATGATTAAGCTGAAAGTTCGTTATGGATCACCGGAATCATTAGTTTTTCTAGATAAATTATATGGTTTTATCGCAAAAGCAGCATATCTAGCTTCAGCTGAAATTGCTGCAGAAAAAGGTAGCTTTACAGCGTTTGATCGTGAGCTGTATTTGCAAAGCGGATTTATGAAAAACATTATTGCTGAATTCCCAGAAGTACAAGCAGCAATCGAAGCAACAGGGATGCGAAACGTAACAGTAATTACACAAGCACCAACAGGTAGTACAGGAACAATGGTAGGAACTTCTACAGGAATAGAGCCTTATTTTGCATTCGAATATTATCGTCAAAGTCGTCTAGGATTTGATGTGCAGTATGTACCCATTGCTCAGCAATGGATCGATTCTCATCCGAATGAGGATTTACCTGACTACTTCGTAACAGCAATGACGCTTACAGCGGAAGATCATATTCGTGTTCAAGCAGCGATTCAACGTTGGGTGGATAGTTCTATTTCCAAAACTGCTAACTGTCCTAATGACTTTACAGTTGAGGAAACGGAAAAATTATATGAGATGGCGTATGAGCTAGGTTGCAAAGGGGTAACAATTTACCGTGATGGTAGTCGTGACGTTCAAGTATTATCTACCGCACCAAGCAAGGATGAAGCGAAGAAAGAAAAGGTTGTTACAGCAGAGCCTGAGACAGATGCGATTACTAGCTTAGCGAAACAAGCTGTTTCATTAAATAGTCTTTCTGATGGGCCAATTGGTGCAAGTGGTAAAGTAGTTGCTACTAATAATGAAGATCGTCAATATAAACGTCGTCCACAAGTATTGAAAGGAGCAACGTATCGCATGAATACGCCACTTGGTATGGCGTACATTACTATTAATGATCTCGATGATGTTCCTTCAGAAATTTTCTTAATCGTTGGTAAAGCGGGATCAGATGTATTTGCGATGGCAGAAGCGCTAGGCAGAGTTTGCTCATTGTTCTTACGTTATGGCGATCATGGTAATAAAGTTGCGTTACTCATTAAACATTTGAAAGGGATCGGCGGCACTGGTGCAATAGGATTTGGTAATAATCGAGTAGAATCGATTGCTGATGCAGTGGCGAAGGCATTAGAAATGCATTTACAAGCAAAAGATGTTGAGCCGGAATATGAACAAATGGAGCTTGCGGGGGAGTTTCTGACAGAGGATCTCGTACCGCATGCTGCCTCAAGTGCTGTGCATCAACATGGTGGAGCACATGATGGAATTGATCTTTGTCCGTCTTGTGGATCAGCGTCGTTGATCAATATTGAGGGATGTAAGCAGTGTAGCACATGTGGCTATAGTAAATGTGGGTGA
- a CDS encoding AAA family ATPase, translating into MKLTSLIVENFRNFIKTDIKLANQNVIFGMNDMGKTNLMYALRFLLDRDVRKNGFRETDFFKNQTDKVIKITLSIDLSDRDSNDDSKHIISKVGGARTSDELDAFYFQVEGVFDMSEGIGLPKLFWGNNFDELEEIVQDGIINVLDKLFKVVYIDPTIDLDAMFKKNRNRLFDQTKLDENDIVISNEIKELGTQLNGKISSMNLIQAFQTTITEEYKKLKTENISIEMKSELSINGYFTNLIPYIKKDNDDNIYPTSGDGRKKILAYSLLNHLIKSQEGNRIIIYLIEEPENSLHRSMQIALSKQLFNSKVYNYFFLSTHSAELLYEMDKASLIRIYSKGYTESESYIYQVDDEYKNVKKELNRSLSTALFAEKVLLVEGPSEKALFEKILEEVHPTFELDGGYILDVYGIKFRPYVKVLRGLNITAIVKTDNDLKAKKGQPKIFDLIGLQRCLNLLDLESEESEVESLDPVEIDYFLANGNWTRTMKNQMIKDKKLALYTQYNNKIQQLVNEDIYLSKLDLEHDLFDAIDIRMKEILGSDPIKYLQDYKLLNMIELTNELTKEDCLKIIKHPLFKALRKLVPHELD; encoded by the coding sequence ATGAAGCTTACAAGTTTAATTGTGGAGAATTTTAGGAATTTTATTAAAACAGATATTAAACTAGCAAATCAAAATGTTATTTTTGGTATGAACGATATGGGTAAAACAAATTTAATGTATGCTCTTAGATTTTTGTTAGACAGAGATGTACGTAAAAATGGTTTTAGAGAGACTGATTTTTTTAAAAATCAGACTGATAAAGTAATTAAAATAACTCTTAGTATTGACTTGTCAGATCGTGATTCTAATGATGACTCTAAACATATCATTTCCAAAGTAGGCGGGGCCAGAACAAGTGACGAACTGGATGCCTTCTATTTCCAAGTAGAAGGCGTGTTTGACATGAGTGAAGGAATAGGGCTTCCTAAATTATTTTGGGGAAATAATTTTGATGAACTTGAGGAGATAGTCCAAGATGGAATAATTAATGTTTTGGACAAATTATTTAAAGTGGTCTATATAGATCCAACAATAGATTTAGATGCGATGTTCAAAAAAAATAGAAATAGACTATTTGACCAAACTAAACTTGATGAAAACGATATTGTTATTTCAAACGAAATAAAGGAGTTAGGAACGCAATTAAATGGAAAAATCAGCAGTATGAATTTAATTCAAGCTTTTCAAACAACGATTACTGAAGAATACAAAAAATTGAAAACGGAAAATATTAGCATTGAGATGAAATCAGAACTTTCAATTAACGGGTATTTTACGAACTTAATTCCTTATATTAAGAAGGATAATGACGACAACATATATCCAACATCTGGTGATGGCAGGAAGAAAATATTAGCTTACTCACTGTTAAATCACCTTATTAAATCCCAAGAAGGAAATAGAATTATTATATATCTCATTGAAGAGCCTGAAAATAGCTTACATAGGTCCATGCAAATTGCACTATCAAAACAGTTATTTAACTCAAAAGTATATAACTATTTCTTTTTATCAACGCATTCAGCTGAATTATTATATGAAATGGACAAGGCATCGCTAATTAGGATTTATTCTAAGGGTTATACAGAAAGTGAATCATACATTTACCAAGTGGATGACGAGTATAAAAACGTAAAAAAAGAACTTAATAGGTCATTGTCAACAGCCCTTTTTGCTGAAAAAGTACTCTTAGTAGAAGGACCGTCAGAAAAAGCATTGTTTGAAAAAATATTAGAAGAAGTTCATCCTACATTTGAATTAGATGGTGGTTATATTTTAGATGTATACGGAATAAAATTTAGACCATATGTGAAAGTACTTAGGGGGTTAAATATTACTGCGATTGTGAAAACAGATAATGATCTTAAAGCAAAAAAAGGTCAACCTAAAATCTTTGACTTAATAGGGCTCCAGAGATGTTTAAATCTATTAGATCTTGAATCAGAAGAGTCAGAAGTAGAAAGTCTAGATCCTGTAGAAATAGATTACTTCCTTGCTAATGGTAACTGGACGCGTACGATGAAAAATCAAATGATAAAAGATAAAAAATTAGCACTATACACCCAATACAACAATAAAATACAACAATTGGTAAATGAAGATATTTATCTTTCGAAACTCGACTTAGAACATGATCTCTTTGATGCTATTGATATACGGATGAAGGAAATACTAGGTTCTGATCCTATTAAGTATCTCCAAGACTATAAATTATTGAATATGATAGAATTGACAAACGAGTTAACTAAAGAAGATTGCCTTAAAATAATAAAGCATCCCCTCTTCAAAGCTTTAAGAAAGTTGGTGCCACATGAACTTGATTGA
- a CDS encoding YqzE family protein, whose protein sequence is MMGKITGQEYVQYITEQFVEYIETPVADRRQAKKEAKATKEQWLPKWFGVGGASLLMWIKKKDQ, encoded by the coding sequence ATGATGGGTAAGATAACAGGCCAAGAATATGTGCAGTATATAACAGAACAGTTTGTAGAGTATATCGAAACACCAGTTGCAGATCGTAGACAGGCAAAAAAAGAAGCCAAAGCTACAAAAGAGCAATGGCTACCGAAATGGTTTGGTGTCGGTGGAGCATCTCTGTTAATGTGGATAAAGAAAAAAGATCAATAA
- a CDS encoding N-acetylmuramoyl-L-alanine amidase, with translation MKNQSLLLKILLSSLVAIISWSSNTTQASYINSPVVAEEDSTLLHNVDAELLRLINVDGPYTEIMFPTTAVIIDAGHGGIDGGASYQNILEKDINLAVAKKLYAILQSNGIPTILNRTDDYALSDENDWHKTSSRHLKDLSQRMGLTREIEHVIFISLHVNATTNTRANGPLVLHQHTGESALLANNIQAPMNDLFGTSKHVVPVKTFYLLKFIKTPAVLVELGFISNAADRERLVTSSEQSKIASAIASGVLQYLWIN, from the coding sequence ATGAAAAACCAAAGCTTACTACTTAAGATTTTACTAAGTTCTCTCGTAGCAATAATCAGCTGGTCCTCCAATACAACACAAGCTTCATACATTAATTCACCAGTAGTTGCTGAAGAGGATAGCACTTTGTTGCATAACGTAGATGCTGAATTATTGAGATTAATCAATGTAGATGGTCCATATACAGAAATTATGTTTCCTACAACAGCTGTAATTATCGATGCAGGCCATGGAGGGATAGATGGTGGTGCTTCATACCAAAATATTCTAGAAAAAGATATTAATTTGGCTGTTGCCAAAAAGTTATACGCCATTTTACAAAGTAATGGTATCCCAACCATATTGAATCGTACTGATGATTATGCATTAAGTGATGAAAATGATTGGCATAAAACGTCATCACGACATCTTAAAGATTTATCACAACGTATGGGATTAACTCGTGAGATTGAACATGTCATCTTCATCAGCTTACATGTTAATGCTACTACTAATACTAGAGCAAACGGACCACTTGTATTACATCAGCACACAGGAGAAAGTGCATTGTTAGCAAACAATATCCAAGCTCCTATGAATGACTTATTTGGAACATCTAAACATGTGGTTCCAGTAAAAACTTTCTATTTGCTCAAATTCATAAAAACTCCTGCAGTGCTAGTGGAGTTAGGTTTTATTAGTAATGCTGCAGATCGCGAGCGGCTAGTAACAAGTAGTGAACAGTCAAAAATCGCTTCAGCAATTGCAAGTGGAGTGTTACAATATCTCTGGATCAATTAA
- a CDS encoding YqhG family protein: protein MNSKEIHRFVQRYLEATQCSILEKSPYHFKVKLSPAADRELTNRHYYWSFIDRVNETPQTMSFLFVTDDDKYNELVESTPVVEPVAKTVEESSFERAYGLVPKPIARVPREHLHYGSGRLEQLFQSTQDNGSYVCLFQELSAKALHPYASRPYTVWLGVNYCVEFSSDRKREEIHSLGISLVTGHCVESFQDRLEQIKLSPRIPPNIHIAKNGIAYAKALTIAEQTIERKLKNYDYRWAEDAQGRLAEELARLASYYEPMIEHAQDDEHRENIRSIIHKREEEIRWQYEPRITVSVINCGLFHLDGID, encoded by the coding sequence ATGAACAGCAAAGAGATTCATCGATTTGTACAGCGATATTTAGAAGCAACGCAATGTTCTATTCTCGAAAAATCGCCGTATCATTTCAAAGTAAAGCTATCTCCAGCAGCAGATCGTGAATTAACGAATCGACATTATTATTGGAGCTTTATTGATCGTGTCAATGAAACCCCACAAACGATGAGCTTTCTATTCGTAACCGACGATGATAAATATAATGAACTAGTCGAATCCACTCCGGTTGTAGAGCCAGTAGCCAAAACAGTTGAGGAGTCAAGCTTTGAAAGAGCGTACGGACTTGTCCCGAAACCTATTGCACGTGTGCCTAGAGAACATCTTCATTATGGCTCTGGTCGTCTTGAGCAACTCTTTCAATCGACCCAAGACAACGGCAGCTACGTTTGCCTATTTCAAGAACTAAGCGCAAAGGCACTTCATCCCTATGCCTCCAGACCATATACTGTATGGCTTGGTGTTAATTACTGCGTTGAGTTCAGTTCAGACCGCAAACGAGAAGAAATTCATAGTCTTGGCATATCGCTTGTAACAGGTCATTGTGTTGAGTCATTTCAAGATCGTCTAGAACAGATTAAGCTCTCTCCTCGCATTCCGCCCAATATTCATATCGCAAAAAATGGTATTGCTTATGCAAAAGCTTTAACCATTGCGGAGCAAACGATTGAGCGTAAATTAAAAAATTATGACTATCGCTGGGCAGAAGATGCTCAAGGGAGACTAGCCGAAGAACTTGCCAGATTAGCAAGTTATTATGAACCTATGATTGAACATGCACAAGATGATGAGCATCGTGAGAATATACGAAGCATCATTCATAAGCGTGAAGAAGAAATTCGTTGGCAATATGAACCTAGAATCACTGTATCCGTCATAAACTGCGGATTATTTCATCTAGATGGCATTGATTAG
- a CDS encoding divergent polysaccharide deacetylase family protein produces the protein MKTGKRISIGITALMIALSFYTEDQEKVYSENITSGTHIMAIVIDDLGNNMEGTEAILKLNIPITVAVMPFLPSSTQDAEAAYKAGHEVIVHMPMEPNKGLRKWLGPGAITADLTDEEIRQKVEQAIDNVPHAVGMNNHMGSKITTNERIMRVVLQVCKERNLYYLDSKTAYKSVVPKVAAELGVPYAENQMFLDDVASAEHVHKQMQLAYARMESQQITVMIGHVGAAGKYTSSEILRAIPQFAQRGQLVRVSELILHSLIDPEIL, from the coding sequence ATGAAGACGGGAAAAAGAATTTCAATTGGTATAACTGCACTCATGATCGCTTTGTCGTTCTATACGGAAGACCAAGAGAAAGTATATAGTGAGAACATAACATCAGGTACGCATATAATGGCAATTGTCATAGATGATCTAGGAAACAATATGGAAGGAACAGAAGCGATTTTAAAACTAAATATTCCAATAACGGTAGCGGTAATGCCTTTTCTACCTTCTTCAACACAGGATGCTGAAGCAGCGTACAAAGCTGGCCATGAAGTTATCGTCCATATGCCAATGGAACCAAACAAAGGGTTAAGGAAATGGTTAGGTCCTGGAGCTATAACAGCAGATCTAACAGATGAAGAAATACGGCAAAAAGTTGAACAAGCTATAGACAATGTTCCTCATGCTGTTGGAATGAATAATCATATGGGTTCAAAAATAACAACCAACGAACGGATTATGCGCGTCGTCTTACAAGTGTGTAAAGAACGTAATTTATATTATTTGGATAGTAAAACTGCATACAAATCCGTTGTTCCCAAGGTAGCTGCGGAGTTGGGAGTACCTTATGCTGAAAATCAGATGTTTCTAGATGATGTCGCTAGCGCAGAGCATGTACACAAACAAATGCAGTTAGCATATGCTCGTATGGAAAGTCAACAAATTACGGTCATGATTGGACATGTTGGTGCAGCGGGTAAATACACGTCAAGTGAAATACTGCGGGCAATTCCACAATTTGCACAACGTGGACAGCTCGTTCGTGTAAGTGAATTAATACTTCATAGCTTAATTGATCCAGAGATATTGTAA
- a CDS encoding DEAD/DEAH box helicase: protein MNNRLIPSQPEEEVVHKLIHPAVQTTFERQWFQQLQQRIEHNGPWDQWAMYQLAMEAKQATIIDSFEELQCLRSLPTLEPMPHQLDTAQRVLHEMGGRAILADEVGLGKTIEAGLILKEYIVRGLVKRALILVPASLVLQWVRELNQKFGITAVAQKKAHTWGYDIVVASIDTAKRDPHRETVLATDYDLIIIDEAHKLKNKKTTNYQFATQLSKKYCLLLTATPIQNDLDELFNLISLLKPGQLGAQSDFTSNYVVDKRIPKNEDQLQDVLSSIMIRNRRGDGGIHFTKRIVKNITLQLSAEEQALYDAVTNFVKQRAQDDSIDMSSMLSLVTLQREVCSSRDAVFLTLVNMFKKTSEESPLRAQIWDIVEKIRSITSNSKADKALELIQNCEEKVILFTEYRATQEYLLQFFQSHGITAVPYRGGMNRGKKDWMMDLFRGNARVLIATEAGGEGINLQFCHHMINFDLPWNPMRVEQRIGRVHRLGQTHDVHIFNLCTQGTIEEHILHLLHEKINLFELVIGGLDHILEKLESRDGSIEQRLARAILKSQDEKQLQEELNVIGSTIHELKQQVKP from the coding sequence ATGAACAATCGTCTCATACCCTCACAGCCAGAAGAAGAAGTCGTCCATAAGCTTATTCATCCTGCGGTTCAAACGACTTTCGAGCGACAATGGTTCCAACAGTTACAACAACGTATCGAACATAATGGGCCATGGGATCAGTGGGCTATGTACCAATTAGCGATGGAAGCTAAGCAAGCAACCATTATAGATAGTTTCGAAGAACTACAATGTTTACGTTCGCTTCCCACACTAGAACCAATGCCACATCAATTGGATACAGCTCAGCGAGTGTTACATGAAATGGGCGGAAGAGCAATTTTAGCCGATGAAGTTGGATTAGGAAAGACGATAGAAGCTGGACTTATATTGAAAGAATATATCGTGCGTGGACTTGTAAAACGCGCGCTTATTCTTGTTCCTGCTTCATTAGTATTGCAGTGGGTACGAGAATTGAATCAGAAATTTGGTATCACTGCTGTCGCGCAAAAAAAAGCACATACTTGGGGTTACGATATTGTTGTCGCTTCTATCGATACAGCTAAACGTGATCCGCATCGTGAAACGGTACTTGCAACAGATTACGATCTCATCATTATTGATGAAGCGCATAAATTAAAAAACAAAAAAACGACTAATTACCAGTTTGCTACTCAATTGAGTAAAAAATATTGTCTATTACTTACTGCAACGCCGATTCAAAACGATCTGGATGAGTTATTTAATCTTATATCTCTATTAAAGCCAGGTCAGCTAGGTGCCCAGAGTGATTTTACTAGCAACTATGTTGTCGATAAACGAATTCCGAAAAATGAAGACCAGCTTCAAGATGTTCTCTCGTCTATTATGATTCGTAATCGTCGTGGTGATGGAGGTATCCATTTTACGAAGCGTATTGTGAAAAACATTACACTACAACTGTCTGCTGAAGAACAAGCACTATATGATGCAGTAACGAACTTTGTAAAGCAACGAGCGCAAGATGACAGCATAGATATGAGTAGCATGTTATCTCTAGTAACGCTTCAACGGGAAGTTTGTAGTAGTCGTGATGCTGTATTTCTTACTCTCGTCAATATGTTCAAAAAAACAAGCGAAGAATCACCGTTGCGAGCACAGATTTGGGATATTGTTGAGAAAATTCGTAGCATTACTTCTAACTCAAAAGCTGATAAAGCACTAGAACTCATTCAAAATTGCGAGGAAAAAGTGATATTGTTCACAGAGTATCGTGCTACTCAAGAGTATCTTTTACAATTTTTCCAATCACATGGCATCACTGCTGTACCTTATCGTGGTGGTATGAACAGAGGTAAAAAAGATTGGATGATGGATCTATTCCGTGGAAATGCTAGAGTACTTATCGCAACAGAAGCAGGAGGAGAAGGAATTAACCTACAATTCTGTCACCATATGATTAACTTTGATCTTCCTTGGAATCCAATGCGCGTGGAGCAACGAATTGGACGTGTTCATCGTCTTGGACAAACGCATGATGTTCATATTTTCAATCTATGTACACAAGGAACAATCGAGGAACATATTTTGCATCTATTACATGAGAAGATTAACCTTTTTGAGCTTGTTATCGGTGGATTAGATCATATTCTTGAAAAATTAGAAAGTCGTGACGGTTCGATCGAACAGCGTCTTGCCAGGGCAATTCTAAAATCTCAAGATGAGAAGCAACTTCAAGAAGAGCTGAACGTCATTGGAAGTACGATTCACGAATTGAAACAGCAAGTCAAACCGTAA